Proteins encoded within one genomic window of Paramisgurnus dabryanus chromosome 13, PD_genome_1.1, whole genome shotgun sequence:
- the ube3d gene encoding E3 ubiquitin-protein ligase E3D isoform X1 produces MEVTQQDSIFLELRQKLQSGLLFIRSDVSRDGTDVKIESKEESTINIQTPDWTYQVNLTPGVSLVEGSCQKSPGITEDGCHIRLRVQVDQLTEDSSSVIGQLKIKEKYSFLCQACGSTVLQDRVFKRVLPLPNGNWNTLVDDWCCHPDPFANRKLLPRNEDCLLGDTYILLARDSGCEQTLTQQANSFQKDSAEQKCGSKSVLVSCRNCSTALGEEITSDVLKFYITEILVEPSENAVCYVTQPDLVPESNSTELTRQRFLEQSLASRLVELSSAQSIFRFSIQTPGGKAMILLWLLNTDTLVASFPGTAVISAGDVHPKKNQSCQAVRAVKVLYIPCSDSKHKDVIDVWEKDISVHPLPFPQRSCEEIQKLLISSTSRLPPLLRCMNSYQVAYMQM; encoded by the exons ATGGAAGTTACACAGCAAGACAGCATCTTTCTTGAGCTGAGACAAAAGTTGCAAAGTGGCCTTTTGTTTATTCG GAGTGACGTCAGTAGGGATGGTACAGATGTGAAGATAGAGTCTAAAGAAGAATCCACCATAAACATCCAGACACCTGACTGGACTTATCAGGTGAACCTAACACCTGGTGTGAGTCTAGTGGAGGGATCATGCCAGAAAAGTCCAGGAATCACTGAAGACGGATGCCACATTAGACTGCGTGTACAGGTTGACCAGCTGACAG AGGATTCCAGCAGTGTGATTGGACAGCTGAAGATTAAGGAGAAATACTCCTTCCTGTGTCAAGCTTGTGGGTCTACGGTACTTCAAGACAG GGTTTTTAAGCGAGTTCTTCCCTTACCTAATGGCAACTGGAACACATTAGTGGATGACTGGTGCTGTCACCCCGATCCGTTTGCTAACAGGAAACTGCTCCCACGAAATGAGGATTGTTTACTGGGTGACACGTATATTCTGTTAGCCCGGGACAGTGGCTGTGAGCAGACCCTTACACAGCAAGCAAACTCATTTCAGAAAGACTCTGCAGAG CAGAAGTGCGGAAGTAAGAGTGTGCTGGTCTCCTGTAGAAACTGCAGTACTGCACTGGGAGAGGAAATCACTTCAG ATGTGCTGAAGTTTTACATAACTGAAATATTAGTAGAGCCCAGTGAAAATGCTGTGTGTTATGTAACACAACCTGATTTAGTACCCGAGTCAAATTCAACCGAGTTAACAAG ACAGCGATTCTTGGAGCAAAGTTTAGCCTCCAGACTGGTCGAGCTTTCATCTGCACAAAGTATATTTCGCTTTTCCATTCAAACTCCAGGTGGCAAAGCCATGATTTTG CTATGGCTCTTGAACACAGACACTCTGGTCGCATCATTTCCTGGCACAGCAGTGATCTCCGCAGGTGATGTTCATCCCAAAAAGAATCAGTCATGCCAGGCAGTTAGAGCAGTCAAAGTCCTCTACATCCCCTGCTCTGACAGCAAGCACAAAGA TGTTATAGATGTCTGGGAGAAGGACATCAGCGTGCACCCACTGCCGTTCCCTCAGAGGTCGTGTGAAGAGATCCAAAAGCTTCTGATCTCCAGCACCTCCAGGCTGCCTCCACTTCTTCGCTGCATGAACTCATATCAG
- the ube3d gene encoding E3 ubiquitin-protein ligase E3D isoform X2: MEVTQQDSIFLELRQKLQSGLLFIRSDVSRDGTDVKIESKEESTINIQTPDWTYQVNLTPGVSLVEGSCQKSPGITEDGCHIRLRVQVDQLTEDSSSVIGQLKIKEKYSFLCQACGSTVLQDRVFKRVLPLPNGNWNTLVDDWCCHPDPFANRKLLPRNEDCLLGDTYILLARDSGCEQTLTQQANSFQKDSAEKCGSKSVLVSCRNCSTALGEEITSDVLKFYITEILVEPSENAVCYVTQPDLVPESNSTELTRQRFLEQSLASRLVELSSAQSIFRFSIQTPGGKAMILLWLLNTDTLVASFPGTAVISAGDVHPKKNQSCQAVRAVKVLYIPCSDSKHKDVIDVWEKDISVHPLPFPQRSCEEIQKLLISSTSRLPPLLRCMNSYQVAYMQM; this comes from the exons ATGGAAGTTACACAGCAAGACAGCATCTTTCTTGAGCTGAGACAAAAGTTGCAAAGTGGCCTTTTGTTTATTCG GAGTGACGTCAGTAGGGATGGTACAGATGTGAAGATAGAGTCTAAAGAAGAATCCACCATAAACATCCAGACACCTGACTGGACTTATCAGGTGAACCTAACACCTGGTGTGAGTCTAGTGGAGGGATCATGCCAGAAAAGTCCAGGAATCACTGAAGACGGATGCCACATTAGACTGCGTGTACAGGTTGACCAGCTGACAG AGGATTCCAGCAGTGTGATTGGACAGCTGAAGATTAAGGAGAAATACTCCTTCCTGTGTCAAGCTTGTGGGTCTACGGTACTTCAAGACAG GGTTTTTAAGCGAGTTCTTCCCTTACCTAATGGCAACTGGAACACATTAGTGGATGACTGGTGCTGTCACCCCGATCCGTTTGCTAACAGGAAACTGCTCCCACGAAATGAGGATTGTTTACTGGGTGACACGTATATTCTGTTAGCCCGGGACAGTGGCTGTGAGCAGACCCTTACACAGCAAGCAAACTCATTTCAGAAAGACTCTGCAGAG AAGTGCGGAAGTAAGAGTGTGCTGGTCTCCTGTAGAAACTGCAGTACTGCACTGGGAGAGGAAATCACTTCAG ATGTGCTGAAGTTTTACATAACTGAAATATTAGTAGAGCCCAGTGAAAATGCTGTGTGTTATGTAACACAACCTGATTTAGTACCCGAGTCAAATTCAACCGAGTTAACAAG ACAGCGATTCTTGGAGCAAAGTTTAGCCTCCAGACTGGTCGAGCTTTCATCTGCACAAAGTATATTTCGCTTTTCCATTCAAACTCCAGGTGGCAAAGCCATGATTTTG CTATGGCTCTTGAACACAGACACTCTGGTCGCATCATTTCCTGGCACAGCAGTGATCTCCGCAGGTGATGTTCATCCCAAAAAGAATCAGTCATGCCAGGCAGTTAGAGCAGTCAAAGTCCTCTACATCCCCTGCTCTGACAGCAAGCACAAAGA TGTTATAGATGTCTGGGAGAAGGACATCAGCGTGCACCCACTGCCGTTCCCTCAGAGGTCGTGTGAAGAGATCCAAAAGCTTCTGATCTCCAGCACCTCCAGGCTGCCTCCACTTCTTCGCTGCATGAACTCATATCAG